The following are encoded together in the Paludisphaera mucosa genome:
- a CDS encoding Gfo/Idh/MocA family protein, protein MRHDARTDRRGFLRGAGAGMAACTFPAVLTARGRAAAAAPGERIRLGFIGVGRQGTDNLKAFLKRPGVEVVALADVDSKHLAEAAKVVEEAGGRAATFGDYRRLLDDRSIDGVVVCTPDHWHALATTDACVAGKDVYCEKPLSLTVAEGRRMVDVARQAGRVVQTGSQQRSEERFRLACELVRSGKIGKIKEVKVLLPKVNFAGPAVADSTPPPELDYAAWLGPAPERPYNEKRVHYLFRFFWDYSGGQMTNFGAHHLDIAQRALGRDESGPAAIEATATFNKDGWFEVAETSRIVYTYDDGVRLVCLQGEGSGHSVQFEGETGSIGVSRGSIASTPKELIHEPLGEKDVHLQVSKNHHQNWLDCIRSRERPICDLAVGHRSATVCHLGNIAIRTGRKIAWDPKAETIVGDPEAAAMLSRPYRAPWRLPEASSVKARAETPGRA, encoded by the coding sequence ATGCGACACGACGCGCGGACCGATCGCAGGGGCTTCCTCAGGGGCGCCGGGGCGGGGATGGCGGCCTGCACGTTCCCGGCGGTCCTGACCGCCCGGGGCCGGGCCGCCGCGGCCGCGCCCGGCGAGCGGATTCGGCTGGGGTTCATCGGCGTCGGCCGGCAGGGGACGGACAACCTCAAGGCCTTCCTCAAGCGGCCGGGGGTGGAGGTCGTCGCGCTGGCGGACGTCGATTCGAAGCACCTGGCCGAGGCCGCGAAGGTCGTCGAGGAGGCCGGCGGACGGGCGGCGACCTTCGGCGACTATCGCAGGCTGCTGGACGACCGGTCGATCGACGGCGTGGTCGTCTGCACGCCGGACCACTGGCACGCGTTGGCCACCACCGACGCCTGCGTCGCGGGCAAGGACGTCTACTGCGAGAAGCCCCTGAGCCTCACCGTCGCCGAGGGCCGGCGGATGGTCGACGTCGCCCGCCAGGCCGGGCGGGTCGTCCAGACCGGCAGCCAGCAGCGCTCGGAGGAGCGCTTCCGCCTGGCCTGCGAGCTGGTCCGCTCGGGCAAGATCGGCAAGATCAAGGAGGTGAAGGTCCTGCTCCCCAAGGTCAACTTCGCCGGCCCGGCCGTCGCCGACTCGACGCCGCCGCCCGAGCTGGACTACGCCGCGTGGCTCGGGCCCGCGCCCGAACGCCCCTACAACGAGAAGCGGGTGCACTACCTCTTCCGCTTCTTCTGGGATTACTCCGGCGGCCAGATGACGAACTTCGGCGCGCACCACCTGGACATCGCCCAGCGGGCCCTGGGCCGCGACGAATCCGGCCCGGCGGCGATCGAGGCGACCGCGACGTTCAACAAGGACGGCTGGTTCGAGGTCGCCGAGACCAGCCGGATCGTCTACACCTACGACGACGGCGTGCGGCTCGTCTGCCTCCAGGGCGAGGGGTCGGGCCACTCCGTCCAGTTCGAAGGCGAGACGGGCTCGATCGGCGTCTCGCGCGGCAGCATCGCGTCGACCCCGAAGGAGCTGATCCACGAGCCCCTGGGCGAAAAGGACGTCCACCTGCAGGTCAGCAAGAACCACCACCAGAACTGGCTCGACTGCATCCGGTCGCGCGAGCGGCCGATCTGCGACCTGGCCGTCGGCCACCGCTCGGCGACCGTCTGCCACCTGGGGAACATCGCCATCCGCACCGGCCGGAAGATCGCCTGGGACCCGAAGGCCGAGACCATCGTCGGCGACCCCGAGGCCGCCGCGATGCTCTCCCGCCCCTACCGCGCCCCCTGGCGGCTCCCCGAGGCGTCCTCCGTCAAGGCCCGGGCCGAGACGCCGGGGCGGGCCTGA
- a CDS encoding FAD-dependent oxidoreductase has product MRRREFLGACGVGLAGTVVAGRLGVAAEAGADGVFRDFDVVIAGGTTAAFAAAVASAQSGAKTCLIEPTDWVGGQITASAVPAIDEAWHEIKDKRTGEVYKVHAIARDRANMTPNFRAMLDATGNPGKGWVSNYCFEPENFLRDHLLPLERSLVAAGTLVVFREAVIKKVDVDAAKGLVTAITAIQRKPRPGVAAGGYDLTPSKDLADWYSPEPSSRFDKAVLRFEAPKGRDVVFIDATEWGEVLVLAGAPYLQGVEHEDGGREGDDRCGQSTVFDFVQRYAAEPADEPDGPAGVSGFGYDEFDGKAEAWNKIWTYRRIKSAKGGGPAAVGDLCLQNWGYSAKLKAGGNDYPFGYLFVSRAEADSQRGDWKGGVDLAVMAEAERRALGWHHWFKAHAPEGIDPRQILLDGEVLGTGHGLAKLPYIRDTRRSVGLDGFLLKGRDLAGSVAKKTGRRFFDRVALGAYPSDVHPISTCTMPAYVTAAHDTLPFYIPFRSLTNERFGNLLVAGKTMAQSFLANAATRLHPIEWSSGTAAGVAAADMARNGRGSRQEIDQIEQLQALVRKKTPVEWTIDGKLYPGPGSTAAE; this is encoded by the coding sequence ATGCGAAGGCGAGAGTTCCTGGGGGCGTGCGGGGTCGGGTTGGCGGGGACGGTGGTTGCGGGGAGGCTCGGCGTCGCGGCCGAGGCGGGGGCCGACGGGGTCTTCCGCGACTTCGACGTGGTCATTGCGGGCGGCACGACGGCGGCCTTCGCGGCGGCCGTGGCCTCGGCGCAGAGCGGGGCGAAGACCTGCCTCATCGAGCCCACCGACTGGGTCGGCGGCCAGATCACGGCGAGCGCCGTGCCGGCGATCGACGAGGCCTGGCACGAGATCAAGGACAAGAGGACCGGCGAGGTCTACAAGGTCCACGCGATCGCCCGCGACCGCGCCAACATGACGCCGAACTTCCGCGCCATGCTCGACGCCACCGGCAACCCCGGCAAGGGCTGGGTCAGCAACTACTGCTTCGAGCCCGAGAACTTCCTGAGGGATCATCTGCTCCCGCTGGAGCGGTCGCTCGTCGCCGCGGGGACGCTCGTCGTCTTCCGCGAGGCCGTGATCAAGAAAGTGGACGTCGACGCCGCGAAGGGGCTCGTGACGGCGATCACGGCGATCCAGCGCAAGCCCCGGCCGGGCGTGGCGGCGGGCGGCTACGACCTCACGCCCTCGAAGGACCTCGCCGACTGGTACAGCCCGGAGCCGTCGTCGCGGTTCGACAAGGCGGTGTTGCGTTTCGAGGCCCCGAAGGGCCGCGACGTCGTCTTCATCGACGCCACCGAATGGGGCGAGGTCCTCGTCCTCGCCGGCGCGCCCTACCTGCAAGGGGTCGAGCACGAGGACGGCGGCCGCGAGGGGGACGACCGCTGCGGGCAGTCGACGGTCTTCGACTTCGTCCAGCGCTACGCCGCCGAGCCGGCCGACGAGCCCGACGGCCCTGCGGGGGTCTCGGGCTTCGGCTACGACGAGTTCGACGGCAAGGCCGAGGCCTGGAACAAGATCTGGACCTACCGCCGCATCAAGAGCGCCAAAGGGGGCGGGCCGGCGGCCGTCGGCGACCTCTGCCTGCAGAACTGGGGGTATTCCGCCAAGCTCAAGGCCGGCGGCAACGACTACCCGTTCGGCTACCTGTTCGTCTCCCGCGCCGAGGCCGATTCCCAGCGCGGCGACTGGAAGGGGGGCGTCGACCTGGCCGTCATGGCCGAGGCCGAGAGGCGGGCCCTGGGCTGGCACCACTGGTTCAAGGCGCACGCCCCCGAGGGGATCGACCCGCGCCAGATCCTGCTCGACGGCGAGGTCCTCGGCACCGGCCACGGCCTGGCCAAGCTGCCCTACATCCGCGACACCCGCCGGTCGGTCGGCCTGGACGGCTTCCTGCTCAAGGGCCGGGACCTCGCCGGCTCGGTCGCGAAGAAGACCGGCCGAAGGTTCTTCGACCGCGTCGCCCTGGGCGCGTACCCGTCCGACGTCCACCCGATCTCGACCTGCACGATGCCAGCCTACGTCACGGCCGCGCACGACACGCTGCCGTTCTACATCCCCTTCCGGTCGCTCACGAACGAACGGTTCGGGAATTTGCTCGTCGCGGGCAAGACGATGGCGCAGAGCTTCCTGGCCAACGCCGCGACCCGGCTGCACCCGATCGAGTGGTCGAGCGGCACCGCCGCCGGGGTCGCCGCGGCCGACATGGCGCGCAACGGCCGCGGCAGCCGTCAGGAGATCGACCAGATCGAGCAGCTCCAGGCGCTCGTCCGCAAGAAGACGCCCGTCGAGTGGACCATCGACGGCAAGCTCTACCCCGGCCCCGGGTCGACCGCGGCCGAGTGA
- a CDS encoding carboxypeptidase regulatory-like domain-containing protein, which yields MNRRPTTRRLAPIAILMLTAGCGHPDDAVALVPVKGTITRNGEPLANASVSFMPDPGNPDQTPGGDASGPAGTYLARYKSRSGLAPGKYKVIVTPGLDAAGVLVDSNVQEAFKDDPIMLGEMQRSAASSSKAGRKAKKAAEFKAEFEAEVASDGATLDFDVKQAVSGKQTASR from the coding sequence ATGAACCGCCGCCCGACGACCCGACGACTCGCCCCGATCGCGATCCTGATGCTCACGGCCGGCTGCGGCCACCCCGACGACGCCGTCGCGCTGGTCCCCGTCAAGGGAACGATCACCCGCAACGGCGAGCCCTTGGCCAACGCCTCGGTCTCGTTCATGCCCGACCCCGGCAACCCCGACCAGACCCCCGGCGGCGACGCCAGCGGCCCCGCGGGGACCTACCTCGCGCGGTACAAGTCGCGCTCGGGCCTCGCGCCCGGCAAGTACAAGGTGATCGTCACCCCGGGCCTCGACGCGGCCGGGGTCCTGGTCGACTCCAACGTCCAGGAGGCCTTCAAGGACGACCCGATCATGCTCGGCGAGATGCAGCGCAGCGCCGCCAGCTCGTCGAAGGCCGGGCGCAAGGCGAAGAAGGCCGCCGAGTTCAAGGCCGAGTTCGAGGCCGAGGTCGCCAGCGACGGCGCGACGCTCGACTTCGACGTCAAGCAGGCCGTCTCGGGCAAGCAGACCGCCTCCCGATGA
- a CDS encoding DUF1559 domain-containing protein, which produces MTAFRKSEPRRGFTLIELLVVIAIIAVLIALLLPAVQSAREAARRIQCTNNLKQMGLAFHNYLSATGALPPPKIYSGSCTTGLNPGGQVLNTTAFTMILPYFEQTALANAYNFSHASNNTNFGGVNTVVVGSDLVNTTVVGTMVAAFWCPSDNQPEAVNDPNTSPTWPYRRINAMRANYQLNTGNYTDYHCPGSGAVTFTPDGAQRTPFFNDLGTSIAAITDGTSNTFLAGESVNGASKYDVGPPPRFGPYWGSGTHTAVHGRILPPTDVQAVAFVPNGVSGFLYPTGSSEFQKKAPYAWVFSSKHSGGVNMLMGDGSVRFIKNSISPYTWWSAATMAGGEIISADAF; this is translated from the coding sequence ATGACCGCATTCCGGAAAAGCGAGCCCCGCCGGGGCTTCACGCTGATCGAACTCCTGGTCGTGATCGCGATCATCGCCGTGCTCATCGCGCTGCTGCTGCCCGCCGTCCAGTCGGCGCGCGAGGCCGCCCGGCGCATCCAGTGCACGAACAACCTCAAGCAGATGGGCCTGGCCTTCCACAACTACCTGAGCGCCACCGGGGCCCTGCCTCCGCCCAAGATCTATTCGGGCAGCTGCACCACCGGCCTCAACCCCGGCGGCCAGGTCCTGAACACGACCGCGTTCACGATGATCCTGCCGTACTTCGAGCAGACGGCGCTGGCCAACGCCTACAACTTCAGCCACGCCTCGAACAACACCAACTTCGGCGGCGTCAACACGGTCGTCGTGGGGTCGGACCTGGTCAACACGACGGTCGTCGGCACGATGGTCGCCGCCTTCTGGTGTCCCAGCGACAACCAGCCCGAGGCCGTCAACGACCCCAACACGTCGCCGACGTGGCCCTACCGGCGGATCAACGCCATGCGGGCGAACTACCAGCTCAACACCGGCAACTACACCGACTACCACTGCCCGGGGAGCGGGGCGGTCACGTTCACGCCCGACGGCGCGCAGCGGACGCCCTTCTTCAACGACCTGGGGACGTCGATCGCCGCCATCACCGACGGCACGAGCAACACGTTCCTCGCCGGCGAGTCGGTCAACGGCGCGTCCAAGTACGACGTGGGCCCTCCGCCCCGCTTCGGCCCCTACTGGGGCTCGGGCACGCACACGGCCGTCCACGGCCGGATCCTGCCGCCCACCGACGTCCAGGCCGTCGCCTTCGTCCCCAACGGCGTCTCGGGCTTCCTGTACCCCACGGGCTCCAGCGAGTTCCAGAAGAAGGCCCCGTACGCCTGGGTCTTCTCCAGCAAGCACTCCGGCGGCGTGAACATGCTGATGGGCGACGGCAGCGTCCGGTTCATCAAGAACTCGATCAGCCCCTACACCTGGTGGTCGGCCGCCACCATGGCCGGCGGCGAGATCATCAGCGCCGACGCCTTCTGA